A part of Eubacterium sp. AB3007 genomic DNA contains:
- a CDS encoding DJ-1 family glyoxalase III: MVYVYLAEGFEEVEALTTVDVLRRAGVEVQTVSITGNKAVRGSHGITVEADILFVNADHENCEMLVMPGGLPGAEYLQNHTGLKEQIQRFARENRNIAAICAAPMMLGAHGVIAGRRATIYPGMEEKLVGGTATGEAVTVDGNIITGQGPAKAMAFALALVEHLKGRGVRDEVAAGLLFEK, from the coding sequence ATGGTTTACGTATATCTGGCAGAGGGCTTTGAGGAAGTGGAGGCGCTGACCACCGTGGACGTGCTCCGGCGTGCGGGGGTCGAGGTGCAGACGGTATCCATCACCGGGAACAAAGCCGTCCGTGGTTCTCACGGCATTACGGTAGAGGCAGACATTCTGTTCGTGAACGCGGACCATGAGAACTGTGAGATGCTGGTGATGCCCGGTGGACTCCCGGGAGCGGAGTATCTGCAGAACCACACAGGGCTGAAGGAACAGATCCAGAGGTTCGCAAGAGAGAACCGGAATATCGCGGCGATCTGCGCGGCGCCCATGATGCTGGGGGCCCACGGGGTCATTGCAGGGCGCCGCGCCACCATCTATCCGGGCATGGAAGAGAAACTGGTGGGAGGCACTGCCACGGGCGAAGCCGTCACGGTGGACGGGAACATCATCACCGGTCAGGGGCCGGCCAAGGCCATGGCTTTTGCGCTGGCACTGGTGGAACACCTGAAGGGCAGAGGCGTTCGCGACGAAGTGGCAGCAGGCTTGTTGTTTGAAAAATAG
- a CDS encoding G5 and 3D domain-containing protein: MEERKPKFKMRHQIIILVLLCLLLAGLTYAITELYKYSVKIEYLTVEGTKTQRHITRAPDVGTFVAEHPEDFRKTDVVLTSGEEPLGSGHKISVERPVEREAEIAGQKQTLLLYPGTVKENLRRNQVAVTEDDIIKPALDKTVAADTRIVVKKVTYKVKTKDEVIPAKDILTLDSSLPSGQLQSTDGHDGKAQYTYTTTYVNGKKKKTKKELSKWLRKTKDNKVRLGTSATGEDGEVTYDRIFTANATAYYAGKNAHGATGQACHYGTCAVDPKVIPYGTKLWVEGYGTAVANDCGGAVKGNIIDLYMHSTKECYSWGRRNVKTYVLN; encoded by the coding sequence ATGGAAGAACGAAAACCAAAATTCAAGATGCGCCACCAGATCATCATTCTGGTGCTCCTGTGCCTTCTGCTGGCTGGACTCACCTACGCCATCACAGAACTCTACAAGTATTCTGTTAAGATCGAGTACCTGACCGTGGAGGGCACCAAAACCCAGCGCCACATCACCCGTGCTCCCGATGTGGGCACTTTTGTGGCGGAGCATCCTGAGGACTTTCGAAAGACGGACGTGGTGCTGACCTCCGGCGAAGAGCCCCTGGGAAGCGGCCACAAGATCAGTGTGGAGCGTCCAGTGGAGCGGGAAGCGGAGATCGCCGGCCAGAAGCAGACTCTGCTGCTCTACCCCGGCACGGTGAAGGAGAACCTGAGGCGCAATCAGGTCGCGGTCACCGAGGATGACATCATCAAGCCCGCCTTGGACAAAACAGTGGCTGCCGATACCCGGATCGTGGTGAAGAAGGTCACCTACAAGGTGAAGACGAAGGACGAGGTCATCCCCGCCAAAGACATCCTCACCCTGGATTCTTCCCTTCCCTCCGGCCAGCTCCAAAGCACCGACGGCCACGATGGCAAGGCGCAATACACCTATACCACCACCTATGTCAACGGCAAGAAGAAAAAGACCAAGAAGGAGCTCTCTAAGTGGCTGCGGAAGACGAAGGACAACAAGGTCCGCCTGGGCACCAGTGCCACCGGCGAGGACGGCGAGGTGACCTATGATCGTATCTTCACTGCCAACGCCACAGCCTACTACGCCGGCAAGAACGCCCATGGCGCCACCGGCCAGGCCTGCCACTACGGCACCTGCGCGGTGGATCCCAAGGTCATTCCCTATGGCACAAAGCTCTGGGTAGAGGGATACGGAACCGCCGTAGCCAACGATTGCGGTGGCGCAGTTAAGGGCAACATCATCGACCTCTACATGCACAGCACCAAGGAATGCTACAGTTGGGGACGCCGCAACGTCAAGACCTATGTGCTGAACTAG
- a CDS encoding clostripain-related cysteine peptidase, with protein sequence MKNRPSARRKTVTGSGHVSRPSGGSGSGFGGHHGGHGGSSGGHGGGSFGGGNYGGSGHGGGFPTRAAGGMGLGTVVLLVLVFLFSGGNLWDLGGGGDYTDVISSGNGVSSGWHQESNSGKLNTQVSSQAREKFTTIKGNGRDKVTLMVFMCGTDLESRAAMGTSDLNEMLKATPSDNVNVLVYTGGCRKWKNNVVSSRCNQIYQVKNGQFQCLVKNAGTGAMTDPQTLTEFIRFCAKNFPANRQDLILWDHGSGSVAGYGYDENYGNGDSMKINEIRQALKDAGTKFDFIGFDACLMATYETALALSDYADYMIASEEVEPGIGWYYTGWLSALAKDPSLPTLEAGKIIADDFTKACNQQCRGQATTLSVVDLAEFSQTLPADMKGFSGAAVRAIESGEYQDVASARSGCREFGKSAGIDQIDLVDFAALIGSGEGKVLTKSLLQSVKYNRTSGNMTNAYGLSIYFPYRQLRNVDSMTDTYRKIDMDTDYAKAIKRFAQMQASGQVAGGNQMPSLFGGSGSGGGQAVSGQDMAQLLQTLFSGQLGNYANYGLEGLGRSNTRFLTEDPMSAEEVADYIGENRITAADLKWQKNGDGKSVIQLTEEQWSAVSMVDKALYIEDGSGYIEMGADNLYDFDEDGNLLPDTDIDWLAIDGQPVPYYHMDTVEKGEGKYIVTGRVPVWYNGLAANLLIRFTEASEYGEIIGVDLDYDESVTQTQAKTIRGLAKGDQLKFRARYYNRNGREKDEFQLGKTQKVSDPSAIVVSNVSLPDNKAHILYKFTDMYGKTYWTPEIN encoded by the coding sequence ATGAAAAACAGACCCAGCGCACGAAGGAAGACAGTCACAGGCTCCGGTCATGTCAGCCGGCCAAGCGGAGGATCCGGCAGCGGATTCGGAGGTCACCACGGCGGACATGGCGGAAGCTCTGGCGGACACGGCGGCGGCAGCTTCGGGGGTGGCAACTACGGCGGCAGTGGTCACGGAGGAGGGTTCCCCACCAGGGCTGCCGGCGGCATGGGCCTTGGCACCGTTGTATTGCTGGTGCTCGTGTTCCTGTTCTCCGGAGGCAACCTCTGGGATCTGGGGGGCGGCGGTGACTACACGGATGTGATCAGTAGCGGCAACGGTGTCAGCAGCGGATGGCATCAGGAGTCCAACTCCGGGAAGCTGAACACCCAGGTGTCCAGCCAGGCGAGGGAGAAATTCACGACCATCAAGGGGAATGGCAGGGACAAGGTCACCCTCATGGTCTTCATGTGCGGCACGGACCTGGAGTCCCGGGCGGCCATGGGCACCAGCGACCTCAACGAGATGCTGAAGGCAACGCCTTCCGACAACGTGAACGTGCTGGTCTATACCGGCGGCTGCCGGAAGTGGAAGAACAATGTGGTCAGCAGCCGCTGCAACCAGATCTATCAGGTGAAGAACGGCCAGTTCCAGTGTCTGGTGAAGAACGCAGGTACGGGTGCCATGACGGATCCACAGACGTTGACTGAGTTCATCCGGTTTTGTGCCAAGAACTTCCCGGCAAACCGCCAGGATCTGATCCTTTGGGATCACGGAAGCGGCTCCGTGGCGGGCTACGGTTACGACGAGAACTACGGCAACGGCGACTCCATGAAGATCAACGAGATCCGTCAGGCGCTGAAGGACGCCGGGACCAAATTCGATTTCATCGGATTCGATGCCTGTCTGATGGCTACCTATGAGACGGCGCTGGCTCTCAGCGACTACGCCGATTACATGATTGCCAGTGAAGAGGTGGAACCGGGCATCGGCTGGTACTACACCGGCTGGCTGTCCGCCCTGGCGAAGGATCCTTCGCTTCCCACTCTGGAAGCGGGGAAGATCATTGCGGACGATTTCACCAAGGCATGTAACCAGCAGTGCCGTGGCCAGGCGACCACGCTGTCTGTGGTGGATCTGGCGGAGTTCTCCCAGACGCTGCCGGCAGACATGAAAGGCTTCTCCGGCGCGGCGGTGCGTGCCATCGAAAGCGGAGAATATCAGGATGTGGCCAGTGCCCGGAGTGGATGTCGAGAGTTCGGAAAGAGCGCCGGCATCGACCAGATCGACCTGGTGGATTTTGCGGCGTTGATTGGAAGCGGGGAAGGCAAGGTCCTGACCAAAAGCCTGCTGCAGTCTGTCAAGTACAACCGGACCAGCGGCAACATGACCAACGCCTATGGCCTCTCCATCTACTTCCCGTACCGTCAGCTCCGGAACGTGGATTCCATGACGGACACCTACCGGAAGATCGACATGGACACGGACTATGCCAAGGCCATCAAACGATTTGCCCAGATGCAGGCCAGCGGACAGGTGGCAGGGGGCAACCAGATGCCATCTTTGTTCGGGGGCAGCGGGAGCGGCGGCGGACAGGCCGTCAGCGGTCAGGATATGGCGCAGCTGCTGCAGACTTTGTTCTCGGGGCAGTTGGGCAACTATGCCAACTACGGGCTGGAAGGTCTGGGCCGCAGCAACACTCGCTTCCTCACGGAGGACCCCATGTCAGCGGAGGAAGTAGCGGACTACATCGGTGAGAACCGTATCACAGCGGCGGACCTGAAATGGCAGAAGAACGGGGACGGCAAGTCGGTGATCCAACTCACCGAGGAACAATGGTCTGCGGTGAGCATGGTGGACAAAGCCCTGTACATAGAGGATGGAAGCGGATACATCGAGATGGGAGCAGATAATCTTTATGATTTTGACGAAGATGGCAATCTGTTGCCGGATACGGATATCGACTGGCTGGCCATCGACGGACAGCCGGTGCCTTACTATCATATGGACACCGTCGAGAAGGGCGAGGGCAAGTACATCGTCACCGGCCGGGTGCCGGTGTGGTACAACGGCCTGGCGGCCAACCTGCTGATTCGGTTCACCGAGGCTTCTGAATACGGGGAGATCATCGGTGTGGATCTGGACTATGACGAGAGCGTGACCCAGACCCAGGCCAAGACCATCCGCGGTCTGGCCAAGGGGGATCAGCTGAAGTTCCGCGCCAGATATTACAACAGAAATGGCAGGGAGAAGGACGAGTTCCAGCTGGGCAAGACCCAGAAGGTCAGTGACCCGTCTGCGATCGTGGTGAGCAACGTGTCTCTCCCCGACAACAAAGCCCACATCTTGTACAAATTCACCGACATGTACGGCAAGACATACTGGACGCCAGAGATCAACTAA
- a CDS encoding MBL fold metallo-hydrolase, translated as MIITFIHHSSFLVETDSLYLLFDYFRGTLPELDPAKPLYVLTSHSHSDHYSRKIYSLADRRAATGTAGDAALVTFLLGHDIDPRDIPPANCKQTHILQPHETYQDSLLKVETLHSTDEGIAFWCTAADGAARQQIYHAGDHSNWIWEGTAHNIGFVHMYHEELARIAGRTADVAMLSMDPRLDKEFAADWYYKEFPLHRRADGWMQPRPEKARGWALTIQEYMQYADARVIFPMHQWGQFDLTDRFCALKENAAYADRVVHIKRDGESWEI; from the coding sequence ATGATAATCACGTTCATTCACCACAGTTCTTTTCTGGTGGAGACAGATAGCCTTTATCTGCTCTTCGACTACTTCCGCGGCACATTACCGGAACTGGATCCGGCCAAGCCGCTCTACGTGCTGACCAGCCACAGCCACAGTGACCATTACAGCCGGAAGATCTACAGCCTGGCTGACCGACGCGCGGCGACGGGCACGGCGGGGGACGCTGCGCTGGTCACCTTCCTGCTTGGGCACGACATCGACCCGCGGGATATCCCGCCAGCCAACTGCAAACAGACCCATATCCTGCAGCCGCACGAGACCTACCAGGACTCCCTTCTGAAGGTTGAGACCCTCCACTCTACCGATGAAGGCATCGCCTTCTGGTGTACGGCGGCGGATGGCGCTGCAAGACAGCAGATCTACCATGCCGGTGATCACAGCAACTGGATCTGGGAAGGGACAGCGCATAACATAGGCTTTGTGCATATGTACCACGAGGAGCTGGCGCGCATCGCCGGGCGCACCGCTGACGTGGCCATGCTTTCGATGGATCCCAGGCTGGACAAAGAATTCGCGGCTGACTGGTACTACAAAGAATTCCCGCTGCACCGGCGGGCGGACGGGTGGATGCAGCCACGGCCGGAGAAGGCCCGTGGGTGGGCGCTGACCATTCAGGAATACATGCAGTACGCAGACGCCCGGGTCATCTTCCCCATGCACCAGTGGGGACAGTTCGACCTCACCGATCGCTTCTGCGCACTGAAAGAAAACGCGGCCTATGCAGACCGGGTGGTCCATATAAAACGCGACGGAGAAAGCTGGGAAATATAG
- a CDS encoding HdeD family acid-resistance protein yields MEQVRWSKYIVSLIYVVLGAIIIAQPTIIGKSFCIILAVTLAIIGGASIASYILTKVEHRVAEGNNGLAYGIILIVLAVFIMLQQELVISLIPFILGLMITIRGVMMIQYAVNLRRFGYGDFKVNLIIAALVTVFGLVIMLFPFEMANAFFIAMGVGLVFGGVMDIVANILMGRELKKFNKEMEE; encoded by the coding sequence ATGGAACAGGTTCGTTGGTCGAAATACATCGTTTCGCTGATTTATGTTGTGCTGGGTGCGATCATCATCGCGCAGCCGACCATCATCGGCAAGTCGTTCTGCATCATCCTGGCGGTGACGCTGGCCATCATAGGTGGAGCCAGCATCGCCAGTTACATCCTGACGAAGGTAGAACACCGGGTGGCAGAGGGCAATAACGGGCTGGCATACGGCATTATCCTCATCGTGCTGGCGGTGTTCATCATGCTGCAGCAGGAGCTGGTGATCTCGTTGATCCCCTTCATTCTGGGGCTGATGATCACCATCCGGGGAGTGATGATGATCCAGTATGCCGTCAACCTCAGGAGGTTTGGGTACGGCGATTTCAAGGTCAACCTGATCATCGCTGCCCTGGTGACCGTGTTTGGTCTGGTGATCATGCTCTTCCCCTTTGAGATGGCGAACGCGTTCTTCATTGCCATGGGGGTTGGGTTAGTGTTCGGTGGTGTCATGGACATCGTGGCGAACATCCTGATGGGCAGAGAACTGAAGAAGTTCAACAAGGAAATGGAGGAATAG
- a CDS encoding uracil-DNA glycosylase family protein — protein MRQHQTHGFGPVFNENSRILILGSFPSVKSREQNFYYGHPQNRFWKVIAALTGEPVPVAVNGPRGSAGEAIPTNAGTPVGSPTSGNAASGNAATGGAATEPPGEDPLVAARRALVLRHGIALWDSIESCEIEGSSDASIRGIVPVDIARITEHCAIQVIVANGAAAQKYYDRYLRPVTGMEAIRLPSTSPANAAWSLERLIDAWQEALGDYL, from the coding sequence ATGCGCCAGCACCAGACCCACGGTTTCGGACCCGTCTTTAACGAGAACAGCAGGATCCTGATCCTGGGCAGCTTTCCGTCTGTGAAATCCCGGGAACAAAACTTCTACTACGGGCACCCCCAGAACCGGTTCTGGAAGGTCATCGCTGCCCTGACTGGCGAGCCGGTGCCGGTCGCAGTCAACGGCCCGCGTGGAAGTGCCGGCGAAGCGATACCGACCAACGCCGGGACCCCAGTCGGCTCGCCGACATCCGGCAACGCGGCATCCGGCAACGCGGCAACCGGCGGCGCGGCGACCGAGCCTCCCGGGGAAGACCCACTGGTCGCCGCCCGCCGCGCGCTGGTGCTCCGCCACGGCATTGCCCTATGGGACAGCATCGAAAGCTGTGAGATCGAGGGCTCCAGCGATGCCAGCATCCGCGGCATCGTCCCGGTGGACATCGCCCGGATCACGGAACACTGTGCCATTCAGGTGATCGTCGCCAACGGTGCTGCCGCACAGAAATATTACGACCGCTATCTGCGCCCCGTCACAGGGATGGAGGCGATTCGCCTGCCCTCCACCAGCCCGGCCAACGCCGCCTGGTCACTGGAACGGCTGATCGACGCCTGGCAGGAGGCGCTGGGCGACTATCTCTGA
- a CDS encoding sigma-54-dependent Fis family transcriptional regulator has product MHFVHVTIELDPEGRIDSIRWYSEDLQRQFAESWDGFLGQPASSIFPHLPASGHTAVVTWKENSFLCGRMLCAEKEVLLLRQGTDREYLLERALDQLPEGVQIYDRNAYAVYFNARSRQISDIPEDLDVEGMHLLDMYRLDENISTTLTALRTGQPVINRVDSFSTRDGTRLATANTAFPIRRDGDVLGAAVFEQTREVVSDYLKRMNDIHRALDAYEEDTPTLHFAGYTFRNILGEGPALQEAVSIARKVAGQDSDVLIVGETGTGKELFAQAIHNASSRHKARFLPINCAAIPESLMEGLLFGTARGSFTGSVDRTGYLEEASGGTLFLDELNSMSLTMQSKLLRAVQERTIRRVGGTRDIRIDVRFISSCNEDPFTAIRENRLRRDIFYRLSTVMINLPSLREHPQDTEALLRARIRNNNPHFVNKVEHVTPEVLQFFQSYDWPGNVRELFHVVDYAMNITDSDTIGMDHLPKYLLEGEAVSAALGLGAGQGFGPGAAPAPAEPDWHRETLQTVMDRYEEEILRRALDRYGGNISQTAAALGIKRQSLQYRIRKYGIIL; this is encoded by the coding sequence ATGCATTTTGTACATGTGACAATAGAATTGGATCCGGAGGGGCGCATTGATTCGATCCGCTGGTACAGCGAAGATCTGCAGCGACAGTTTGCAGAGAGCTGGGACGGGTTTTTGGGGCAGCCGGCTTCCTCGATCTTCCCTCATCTTCCCGCAAGCGGACATACCGCCGTGGTGACCTGGAAGGAGAACAGCTTTCTGTGCGGGCGAATGCTTTGTGCGGAGAAGGAGGTCCTGCTGCTGAGGCAAGGCACCGATCGGGAGTACCTGCTGGAGCGCGCATTGGACCAGCTGCCGGAGGGGGTCCAGATCTACGACCGAAACGCCTACGCGGTGTATTTCAACGCGCGAAGCCGGCAGATCTCCGACATTCCCGAAGATCTGGACGTGGAGGGGATGCACCTGCTGGATATGTACCGGCTGGACGAAAACATCAGCACTACCCTTACCGCACTGCGCACTGGACAACCCGTCATCAACCGTGTGGACAGTTTCTCCACCCGCGACGGCACCAGGCTGGCTACCGCCAACACCGCCTTCCCCATCCGCAGGGACGGGGATGTGCTGGGCGCCGCTGTGTTCGAGCAGACCAGGGAGGTGGTCAGCGACTATCTGAAGCGGATGAACGATATCCACCGCGCGCTGGACGCCTACGAGGAGGACACACCTACCCTGCATTTTGCCGGCTATACCTTCCGAAATATCCTGGGAGAAGGGCCTGCGCTGCAGGAGGCGGTCTCCATCGCCAGGAAAGTGGCCGGGCAGGATTCCGACGTGCTCATCGTGGGTGAGACCGGCACCGGGAAGGAGCTTTTTGCTCAGGCGATCCACAACGCCAGCTCCCGGCACAAAGCCAGGTTCCTCCCGATCAACTGCGCGGCGATCCCGGAATCTCTCATGGAGGGGCTGCTGTTCGGCACCGCAAGAGGAAGCTTTACGGGGAGCGTGGACCGGACTGGCTACCTGGAGGAGGCCAGTGGCGGCACCCTGTTCCTGGACGAGTTGAACTCCATGAGTCTGACGATGCAGTCCAAGCTGCTCCGGGCCGTTCAGGAGCGGACCATCCGCCGGGTGGGAGGGACCCGGGACATCCGCATCGACGTACGGTTCATCTCCTCCTGCAACGAGGATCCCTTCACGGCGATCCGGGAAAACCGGCTGCGCCGGGATATCTTCTACCGGCTTTCCACAGTGATGATCAACCTCCCCTCTCTGCGGGAGCATCCCCAGGATACGGAGGCGCTTCTCCGGGCGCGGATCCGGAACAACAACCCGCACTTTGTCAACAAGGTGGAGCATGTGACGCCGGAAGTGCTCCAGTTCTTCCAAAGCTACGACTGGCCGGGCAATGTCAGGGAGCTGTTCCACGTGGTAGACTACGCCATGAACATCACCGATTCGGACACCATCGGCATGGATCATCTGCCAAAATATCTGCTGGAAGGCGAAGCGGTATCCGCGGCCCTCGGACTCGGCGCCGGCCAAGGCTTTGGGCCCGGCGCCGCACCAGCGCCCGCCGAGCCGGACTGGCACCGGGAGACGCTGCAGACGGTCATGGATCGATACGAGGAAGAGATCCTGCGCCGGGCGCTGGACCGGTACGGCGGCAACATCTCACAGACTGCCGCCGCCCTGGGCATCAAGCGCCAGAGCCTCCAGTACCGGATCCGAAAATACGGGATCATTCTATAG
- the hutH gene encoding histidine ammonia-lyase: MDNKKTMTIILGDRLDLEEFMAVVRGGATVEFSEEYVNRVNKARALVEKWTREEHVMYGVTTGFGVLCTKVITSEEAAQLQHNIVASHSTSVGRPLSIEAVRGTMLMVLQNLGQGNSGVRIEVLERYRDFLNRGITPWAPGDGSVGYLSPEAHMARVIEGNGKAYYQGELMEASWVLAKAGIDPMPLASKEGLTLTSGTTSPTAMAAIVLYDMINAAKCADIIGALTLENVRGTIRAFDERVCKVRPHSEQAGTADNVRRILGDSEVIQNCVGERLQDALSLRCIPQLHGAAKKTLYDARKTIETEMNSCCDNPIIWTEEGEEDVISACNCDSAYVGIEMDSAAIAATNLAKISERRNNRLIDGTSQPFYPACMVANPGLNSGLMIPQYTQAGLLNEMRILSHPATVDNTPTCAGQEDYVAMGYNAAKKALSISEKLEYILAIELLGDYQAQYFTGGWEPRGSVSQAIYQEIGAHLPLIEHDTFLYDHIEFLHSLIHNGLLREKAEAIVGALA, encoded by the coding sequence ATGGATAATAAGAAAACGATGACGATCATTCTCGGGGACCGGCTGGATCTGGAAGAGTTTATGGCGGTGGTGCGCGGCGGCGCAACCGTGGAGTTCTCTGAGGAGTATGTGAACCGTGTCAACAAGGCGCGGGCATTGGTGGAGAAGTGGACCCGGGAAGAACACGTTATGTATGGGGTGACCACCGGGTTCGGTGTGCTTTGTACCAAGGTGATCACCAGCGAGGAGGCGGCGCAGCTGCAGCACAACATCGTGGCCAGCCATTCCACCTCGGTGGGGCGGCCGCTGAGCATCGAAGCGGTGCGAGGCACGATGCTGATGGTGCTGCAGAACCTGGGGCAGGGCAACAGCGGCGTCCGGATCGAGGTGCTGGAACGCTACCGGGACTTCCTGAACCGGGGCATCACACCCTGGGCGCCGGGGGACGGCTCGGTGGGCTATCTCAGCCCGGAGGCGCACATGGCCAGGGTCATCGAGGGGAACGGCAAGGCGTACTACCAGGGGGAACTGATGGAGGCGTCCTGGGTGCTGGCCAAGGCGGGGATCGATCCCATGCCGCTGGCCAGTAAGGAAGGGCTGACCCTCACCTCGGGCACCACCTCACCTACAGCAATGGCGGCCATCGTCCTCTATGACATGATCAACGCAGCCAAGTGTGCGGACATCATCGGGGCGCTGACTCTGGAGAACGTGCGAGGCACCATCCGGGCGTTTGATGAACGGGTCTGCAAGGTGCGGCCCCACAGCGAGCAGGCAGGCACGGCTGACAATGTGCGCAGGATCCTTGGGGATTCTGAGGTGATCCAAAACTGTGTGGGAGAACGGTTGCAGGATGCGCTTTCCCTGCGATGCATTCCTCAGCTTCACGGGGCAGCCAAGAAGACCCTGTACGATGCCCGCAAAACCATTGAAACGGAGATGAATTCCTGTTGCGATAACCCCATCATCTGGACGGAGGAGGGGGAGGAGGATGTGATCTCCGCATGCAACTGCGATTCTGCCTACGTGGGAATCGAGATGGACTCGGCCGCCATCGCCGCCACCAACCTGGCCAAGATAAGTGAGAGGAGAAACAACCGGCTCATCGACGGAACCAGCCAGCCCTTCTATCCTGCGTGTATGGTGGCCAATCCGGGACTCAACTCTGGGCTGATGATTCCGCAGTACACCCAGGCCGGGCTGCTGAATGAAATGAGGATTCTGTCCCATCCGGCCACGGTGGACAACACCCCCACCTGCGCCGGGCAGGAGGATTACGTAGCCATGGGCTACAACGCCGCCAAAAAGGCTTTGTCCATCAGCGAAAAACTGGAGTACATTCTGGCTATCGAACTGCTGGGGGACTATCAGGCGCAGTATTTTACCGGGGGCTGGGAGCCGCGGGGGAGCGTGAGCCAGGCGATTTACCAGGAGATCGGTGCGCATCTGCCGCTGATCGAGCACGATACCTTCCTCTACGATCACATCGAGTTTCTGCACAGCCTGATCCATAACGGACTGCTGCGCGAAAAGGCGGAGGCCATCGTAGGCGCGCTGGCGTAG
- a CDS encoding zinc dependent phospholipase C family protein encodes MPTTYAHYRFGCDVYNLLDPALQRAVDRHRPLYDLGVHGPDVLFYYRPLKHNHVKNLGRACHRTRGDLFFAHCAEVVNRLDDRAATSPVLRKGDAPRAYMSYLLGVLCHYMLDRSCHPYVYCKQEEGVSHSAIEASFDRHLMVLDRLDPLKYSPTHHLKPSHKAALVMRDFYPLLTEREIYGAQVSMLWILRALAAPRPLRPVFMELATLGHGRDLFITTRPNHDCVDSDLRLKELYDKALILAPDMLAQLLAHLQDGTPFGPEFNHTFGKD; translated from the coding sequence ATGCCTACGACCTATGCACACTATCGATTTGGCTGTGATGTATATAACCTTCTGGACCCAGCGCTGCAGCGGGCCGTGGACCGACATCGCCCCCTGTACGATCTGGGGGTCCACGGCCCGGACGTGCTGTTCTACTACCGGCCTCTGAAACACAATCACGTAAAAAACCTGGGCAGGGCCTGCCACCGCACCCGCGGGGATCTGTTTTTTGCACACTGTGCGGAGGTGGTGAATCGTCTCGATGACCGGGCAGCCACCTCGCCCGTGCTCCGGAAGGGAGATGCACCCAGGGCCTATATGTCCTATCTGCTGGGAGTGCTTTGTCATTATATGCTGGATCGGTCATGCCACCCGTATGTCTACTGCAAGCAGGAGGAAGGGGTGAGCCACAGCGCCATCGAGGCATCCTTCGACCGGCATCTGATGGTGCTGGACAGGCTGGATCCTCTGAAATACAGCCCCACACACCACCTGAAGCCTTCACATAAGGCGGCCCTGGTGATGCGGGATTTCTATCCGCTGCTGACGGAGAGGGAGATTTACGGCGCCCAGGTGTCCATGCTGTGGATCCTGCGGGCGCTGGCAGCCCCAAGGCCACTGCGCCCGGTGTTCATGGAACTGGCCACTCTAGGCCATGGCAGGGATCTCTTTATCACTACACGCCCCAACCACGACTGCGTAGACAGCGATCTTCGACTGAAGGAACTGTACGACAAAGCGCTCATCCTCGCGCCTGACATGCTCGCCCAGCTGCTGGCCCACCTGCAGGACGGCACCCCCTTCGGCCCGGAATTCAACCACACGTTTGGAAAGGACTGA